Below is a window of Undibacterium sp. YM2 DNA.
GCATCGAAATCGATATCGTAGCCATAGTTGTTATTCATATTCCCTGGCAGGGGACGGGATATGCCTTGGGCATCAAGCACGGGCACCATGAAATCGACAGACAGACCATTTTTATGGGTACGATGCGGCCGCATGCGCCCACCTGTTTTCCAGCCGGTTTCACCATAGACAAAAACTTTGTCACTGGCAGTTTGCTCAAGCTGTTGATAGGCCAGGGAAATAATTTCTGCAACGGCGGAATGTACATAAGTGCGCCCCAGGCTGACGCCCAGGGCACTATACGCAGAAAAATTATTCCCTTTTTCTGGCAAGCTGACGCCGCCTTCCAGCCTGCCATTGGCGACCGTTCCATAGCAGGTACTTGCTTTGGCCTGCACTTTTTCTTGTGCTTTTGCATGCCCTGATGCTAGTCCTGCACAAGAGCATGCCAATACCAGGCCCAGGCCCAGCAGATGGCGACGGATATGTGCGAAGGATTCCACCTCGATGCAGATACTTATTTTGGTTCAGTCGTCTGCGCAGGTGGCGTAGTGCTCACTGCAGGGGCTTGAACATTCACTACCGGCATTGCATTTCGCCAGTTTTCTGGCGTGCACATTTCCCATTTTGCATTGGTCACATAAAATAATGCTGCCTGCTTGTGCGACAGGACATGGAAGGATGGCTGCTGTATCGCCTTCACCGTACCATCAGCAATAAAATACTCAATGGAAAACCGTGGGTAAGCCATGACCAAGCCACCGACTGCAAATGAAACATCTTCAGGCTTGATGATCTCTGCCACTTTGCCTTCACTGGTGCCGGTGGTGACCTCCATCAGGCGCAGCCTGGTTTTTTCAAACAATTCACGCTCAGCCATGGATTCGCGCGCATTATTGAGTTTGCGCAAAATACCCAGGGGATTGGTACCGATATCCACCAGCGAGCCAATTTGTGACAGGGAAGGATTATTGACGACTTCAACAATACTGCGCCAGCTCGACTTGCCAGAGAATTGCAAAGTGATTGCGGAGGTCGGCTGGCTGGCGGCCAGCAAACCGTCTATCCAGGCATTGGCGTCTTTAGCCCAATGGTATTTGGTGGCAGAAGCATAGCCACGGCAGCTATAGAAAGCCAGCGCATCCTGTTTGGAAACCGCACCCGTGAGTTTGTTATCAACAAACACCAGGCCACCGACATCACCATCTGTCATGGCAACATAGGCAATATTGCGCCCCTGAGCATCTTTCATCTCAAAGCGTTCCATGGCCGACTCTTGCGGCACCGTTGTAATCACATAGCGTGCATCGGATTTTTGATCCACCGCCAGGCTCTTGATAGGCCCCGTAGTTTTAGTGGGTTGATCTACATTATTGGCGGCAAGCGCAGGATAGGAGATGCTGAGAGCAAGTGCTGGCAGCAATGTGACAATTCTGGATCGCATATGATGAAAAAGATTTATAAAGAAGCAATCTTAACTGAAATTGCTGATCTATAACACTTTTCCTGGGCAGGTGGATAGGGTTATTGGAGCATGTCGGCAGTATGGTAGCGATTACAGTCAACGCCAAAAAGCTGCTGTCATGCTCCACTTCGTGGTGGTGTCACTTCCAGTGCGACAAGTGGTAGCAACAGGGGCGTCGGATAACACCATGTCTGCCATTACCGGACCAGAAAAATTCCAGCCCTTTCACTGACCTCAC
It encodes the following:
- a CDS encoding penicillin-insensitive murein endopeptidase, with the translated sequence MESFAHIRRHLLGLGLVLACSCAGLASGHAKAQEKVQAKASTCYGTVANGRLEGGVSLPEKGNNFSAYSALGVSLGRTYVHSAVAEIISLAYQQLEQTASDKVFVYGETGWKTGGRMRPHRTHKNGLSVDFMVPVLDAQGISRPLPGNMNNNYGYDIDFDAQGSFGDYRIDFAALAEHLYELDLAAKAKGRGLALVIIDPPYQAKLFATKRGPYLQKHLKFMKGKAWIRHDEHYHVDFDLPCKKNPA